DNA sequence from the Halorussus limi genome:
TCGCGCCCTACTCCATCTCGGAGACCGACATCAGCGAGCGGACCGAGGCGCCGTCGCTCGAACACCCGTTCGGGACCGACGAACTCGGCCGCGACATCTTCAGTCGGGTGGTGATGGGGAGTCGCATCTCGCTGTACGTGGGCTTCGGTTCCATCGCCGCGGCGCTCGCAGTCGGGACGCTCATCGGGGTGGTCGCGGGCTACTTCGGCGGGTTGACCGACGAGGTCCTGATGCGAGTGATGGACGCCGCCATGGCGTTCCCGCCGGTGTTACTGGCGCTGACGCTGATGGTGGTACTCGGCCCGGAACTCCGGAACGTCATCCTGGCGCTGGCGTTCGTCTACACCCCGTACATCGCCAGGGTCGCCCGGAGCGCGGCGCTGACCGAGCGCAACGAGGCGTACGTCGAGGCCGCCGTCGCGCGCGGCGAGTCCGACACCCGCATCGTCTTCAGCGAGGTGCTGCCCAACTGCGCGGCCCCGCTGCTCGTCCAGGGGTCGCTCAACATCTCGTTCGCCATCCTGGCCGAGGCGAGCCTCTCGTTCCTCGGTCTGGGCGCACAGCCACCGACGCCGTCGTGGGGACTCATCATCGACACGGGACGGGGGTTCATCGAGACCGCTCCGTGGATGATCGTCTTCCCGGGACTGGCCATCGGCATCACCGTCATCGGGTTCAACATGCTCGGTGACGGCCTGCGGGACGTCCTCGACCCGAAGGTCGACACGGAGGAACGGTGAACCCATGAGCACGCACACGCCGACCGACGAGGAGGCATCGACCGTCGCATCGCCGGCGAACGACGAGGACCACCTGCTCGACGTCCGGAACCTCCGCACGGAGTTCCGAACCGCGGAGGGGTCGGTCGTCGCCGCCAACGACGTCTCGTTCGCGCTCGACCGCGGCGAGACGATGGGCATCGTCGGCGAGTCGGGGGCCGGCAAGAGCGTGACCGCCCGCTCCATCATGCGACTCATCGACTCGCCCGGCGAGATAACCGGCGGGCAGGTGCTGTTCGAGGGCGAGGACCTGCTGGAACTCACCGAGACGGAGATGCAGGGCGTCCGGGGCAAGGACATCGCGCTCATTCCACAGGACCCCATGTCCTCGCTCAACCCGGTGCTGACTGTGGGCTCTCAGATAATCGAGACCATCGAACACCACCAGGGACTCGGCGAGGCGGAGGCTAGACGCCGCGCCATCGAGGCGATGCGCGAGGTCGGCATCCCCGACGCCGAGTCGCGAATCGACGACTACCCCCACGAGTTCTCGGGCGGGATGCGCCAGCGCGTCCTGCTGGCCATCGGACTGTCCTGCGAACCCGACCTCATCATCGCCGACGAACCGACCACCGCGCTCGACGTGACGACCCAGGCCAAGATACTCGACCTGCTGAACGAACTGCAGGAGGAGAAGGGGATGGCTGTGCTGATAATCACCCACAACCTCGGCGTGGTCGCCCAGACCTGCGACCACGTCGGCGTGATGTACGCGGGCAACCTCGTCGAGACCGCTGAACTCGACGACCTGTTCGCCGACCCCCAGCACCCCTACACCCGGGCGCTCATCGACTCGATTCCGGAGGTCGACGCCGACTACGACGAACTGCCGACCCTCGACGGGGCGATGCCCGACCTGACGAACCTCCCCGAGGGCTGTAACTTCGCCCCGCGGTGCCCCCACGCGACCGAGGCGTGTCGCACCGGCGGGGACCCGCCGCTCGACACGGTCCCGGGGACGAACTCGCGGGCGGCCTGCATCCACGCCGCAGACCTCGACCTTTCGGAGAGCGACGTCCGCGAGACCGGCGCGGGACGGGCGGACGTCGACCGCAGCGGCGAACCGCTGTTCGAGGTCCGGGACCTGAAGAAGCACTTCAGCGCGGGCGACGGCGTCCTCGGCAACCTCAGCCTCTCGTTCGACGGCGGACTGCCGTCGGTCGAGCGCGAGTACGTCAGGGCGGTCGACGGCGTGAGTTTCGACATCTACGAGGGCGAGACCCTCGGACTGGTCGGGGAGTCCGGGTGCGGGAAGTCGACCGTCGCCCGGACCGCGCTCAACCTGCTCGAACCCACCGACGGCGAGGTCTACTTCGAGGGCGAACCGGTCCACGAGATGGGGAGTTCGGAGGTCCGGAGCCTCCGCCGGGAGATGCAGATGGTGTTCCAAGACCCCCAGAGTTCGCTCAACCCCCGCAAGACCGTCGGTCAGATAGTCGGCCGGGCGATGGAGAAGCACGGCATCGCCACCGGCGAGGAGAAAGACGAGCGCGTGCGGGACCTGCTGGAGCGGGTCGGCCTCTCGCGCGACGCCGCCCAGCGGTACCCCCACGAGTTCTCGGGCGGCCAGCAGCAGCGGGTCGCCATCGCTCACGCGCTGGCGGTCGAACCGAAACTCATCGTCTGCGACGAACCGGTCTCGGCGCTCGACGTGTCGGTGCAGGCCCAGATTCTCAACCTGCTCAACGACATCCAGGCCGAGCGGGGCATCTCGTTCCTGTTCATCTCGCACAACATCGGCGTGGTCCGGCACATCTGCGACCGGGTGGCCGTGATGTACCTCGGCACTATTTCGGAGATCGGTACGGTCGAGCAGGTGTTCGGCCCGCCGTACCACCCCTACACGGAGAGCCTGCTGTCGGCGGTGCCCCACGCCGACCCGAACCGGGAGACCGACCGCATCCTTCTGGAGGGGTCGGTCCCGAGTCCGATAGACCCGCCGTCAGGCTGTCGGTTCCACACCCGCTGTCCGAAGAAGATAGGCGACGTGTGCGAACAGGAGGTCCCGGAACTGGAGGAGAAGCGGGCCGGAACCGGCCACGAAATCTCGTGTCACCTCTCGGTCGAGGAGATGAGCCAGCGGGACTTCGAGGACGAGTCAGAGACCGCGGTGCGGGGCGACTGACCGTCCTCCCGGAGTCCACCGCCCGCCGTTCTTACGCGTACTGGCGCTCGAACTCCCGGATGGTCGCGTCGGTTCCGGCCACGATGAGTCGGTCGCCGGCCGCGATTTCGGTCCCGTCGTCGGTGACGAGTGCCCCGTCGCGCTCCACGCCGACGAAGACGTACCCGGCTTTCGTCTCGGCGCTCACCTTGGCGAGCGTCCGCCCCGCGAAGGCCGCGGCGTCCGCGCGGACGATGCGCAACTGCTCGAACGGCGTGAGAACGTCCTCTCCCCGGAGTTCGCGGGCCAGCAGGCGGGCGCTGACCCGCTGGGTCGAGAGGACGTAGTCGGCCCCGGCGTCGAACGCGGTGGGCGACTTCGCCGTGCCGTCGACCCGGACCAGAATCTCGATGTCGTCGGTGAGCGTGCGGGCGATGGCGATAGCGAGCATGGCGGTCGAGTCGTCGCCCACCGTGACGACGAGCGCGCTGGCGTCCTCGATGCCGGCCGTCTCCAGCGTCTCGGGGTCGCGCACGTCGCCGACCACGTCCACGTTTCGGCCGTCCTCGGCGTCGATGGTCGTCGCAGTGACCCCTTCGGCCAACGCGTCGACGGCCGCCCGGCCGCCGACGCCCATCCCCGCGACGACGACGTTTTCGTGGCGGCGCGGGGGTCGGAGTCCGGCCGCGAACTCCTGAACGTCGTCGATGGCCGCCTCGGTCCCGGCCACGATGAGGACCGAGTTCGGCGTGACGACGTCGGTCGGGTCCACCGGCAGACGGAGGTCGCCGTCTATCCACGCGCCGACGAGCGTGACGTCGGAGTGGTTGGCGAGCGCCGTGTCCTCTATCTGCACGCCCGCCAGCGGGCTGTTTCGGCGGACTAACACCTCTCGGATGCGGACGTCCCCGACGGTGGCGTCGCCCATCGCCTCCGGCGTGTCGGCCCACGCGGCCGTCTTCTGGCCGAGTCGGCGACCGATGAGCGCGTCGGGCGACAGCACCACGTCCGCGCCGACCTCCCGGAGTGCGGCGTTGTGGTCGGGCGTGTCCGTGAACGATATCACCCTGAGGTCGTCGTTGAGTCGGAGCGCCGTCAGGACGACGCTGGCGTTACGGTCGCCCGCGTCGGTGACGATGGCGCTCGCCTCGTCTACCATGGCGCGTTCGAGTTCCGCGCCCTCCTCCGGGTCGCCGTGAATGACCTGATAGCCGTCGTCGGAGAGTTGCTTGGCCTCCTCGGCGTCGGACTCGATGAGGACGTAACCTACGTTCAGTCGCTCCAGTTCGTCCAGCAGGACGCCCGTGTCTCGCCGGTACTCGCAGACGATTACGTGGTCGTCCTTCGCGGTCAGGCGGTCGCTGAGGTCGAGCGGTGCGCGCTCGAACAGGGGGATGATGAGGACCCGAAGCGTGGCGAACCCGATGGCGATGCCCGTCAACTGCATGAAGATGACGAACACGTTCATCAGCGGCGACGACCACGGCGCGTCCGCGCCGTATCCGGTCGTCGTCATCGTCTCGACCACGGTCTGGAGCGACCGGAACAGCGAGTGGTCGTGGCCCTCCAGCGTCCGCATCCCGTAGTTGTAGAGGACCGAGTACAGCAGGATGAGAACTACGAGAGAAATCACGTAGGCGGTGACGAGGCGCTGGCGGCGGGTCAGCCACGGGAACAGCGTGTCCTCGCCGGCGAACCACTTCGACCAGTTAGTGGGCATGGATACCGTGGACTCCATCGAGAACGGTCGTCCGTCGAACGAGTCTCATCTCGGGTCACTGTTCATGTCCGAGCGCCATGAGTCGTATGCCCGCTACAAGCCACCTCGCGCGTCTCACCCCTGCTTGCGGTAGTCGACGGGCCGTAGTTCGTCGCGGATCGGGTCCGCCGGAATCGCTGGACGGTCGTTCGGTTCGAGACCGGAGCGGGCGCTACGAAGGAATAAAATTCATTCCATTCTGTGTGTACGTGCGCCCAAAAGAAACCTAGACGTTGCTCACAGTCGGCTAGAAGTCGGTCAGTTTCGCCTCGGTCGCGCCCTTCGCGTCGGTCTCGAACTCCGAGAGACCGACGAACTCCAGACCGTTGTCCCGCAGCGCCCGCTTCACGCGCTCGGAAGCGGAGGGCGCGACGAGCATCCCGCGCACTTCGTCGTTTCCGGCGGCTACACCGCCTTCCTGAGGCGAA
Encoded proteins:
- a CDS encoding ABC transporter permease — encoded protein: MSAEPGDTLRARLSMSDAQRERASTFVRKFRNNTKAMVGLVIVVALIVVAVFAPIIAPYSISETDISERTEAPSLEHPFGTDELGRDIFSRVVMGSRISLYVGFGSIAAALAVGTLIGVVAGYFGGLTDEVLMRVMDAAMAFPPVLLALTLMVVLGPELRNVILALAFVYTPYIARVARSAALTERNEAYVEAAVARGESDTRIVFSEVLPNCAAPLLVQGSLNISFAILAEASLSFLGLGAQPPTPSWGLIIDTGRGFIETAPWMIVFPGLAIGITVIGFNMLGDGLRDVLDPKVDTEER
- a CDS encoding dipeptide ABC transporter ATP-binding protein, with product MSTHTPTDEEASTVASPANDEDHLLDVRNLRTEFRTAEGSVVAANDVSFALDRGETMGIVGESGAGKSVTARSIMRLIDSPGEITGGQVLFEGEDLLELTETEMQGVRGKDIALIPQDPMSSLNPVLTVGSQIIETIEHHQGLGEAEARRRAIEAMREVGIPDAESRIDDYPHEFSGGMRQRVLLAIGLSCEPDLIIADEPTTALDVTTQAKILDLLNELQEEKGMAVLIITHNLGVVAQTCDHVGVMYAGNLVETAELDDLFADPQHPYTRALIDSIPEVDADYDELPTLDGAMPDLTNLPEGCNFAPRCPHATEACRTGGDPPLDTVPGTNSRAACIHAADLDLSESDVRETGAGRADVDRSGEPLFEVRDLKKHFSAGDGVLGNLSLSFDGGLPSVEREYVRAVDGVSFDIYEGETLGLVGESGCGKSTVARTALNLLEPTDGEVYFEGEPVHEMGSSEVRSLRREMQMVFQDPQSSLNPRKTVGQIVGRAMEKHGIATGEEKDERVRDLLERVGLSRDAAQRYPHEFSGGQQQRVAIAHALAVEPKLIVCDEPVSALDVSVQAQILNLLNDIQAERGISFLFISHNIGVVRHICDRVAVMYLGTISEIGTVEQVFGPPYHPYTESLLSAVPHADPNRETDRILLEGSVPSPIDPPSGCRFHTRCPKKIGDVCEQEVPELEEKRAGTGHEISCHLSVEEMSQRDFEDESETAVRGD
- a CDS encoding potassium channel family protein, with protein sequence MPTNWSKWFAGEDTLFPWLTRRQRLVTAYVISLVVLILLYSVLYNYGMRTLEGHDHSLFRSLQTVVETMTTTGYGADAPWSSPLMNVFVIFMQLTGIAIGFATLRVLIIPLFERAPLDLSDRLTAKDDHVIVCEYRRDTGVLLDELERLNVGYVLIESDAEEAKQLSDDGYQVIHGDPEEGAELERAMVDEASAIVTDAGDRNASVVLTALRLNDDLRVISFTDTPDHNAALREVGADVVLSPDALIGRRLGQKTAAWADTPEAMGDATVGDVRIREVLVRRNSPLAGVQIEDTALANHSDVTLVGAWIDGDLRLPVDPTDVVTPNSVLIVAGTEAAIDDVQEFAAGLRPPRRHENVVVAGMGVGGRAAVDALAEGVTATTIDAEDGRNVDVVGDVRDPETLETAGIEDASALVVTVGDDSTAMLAIAIARTLTDDIEILVRVDGTAKSPTAFDAGADYVLSTQRVSARLLARELRGEDVLTPFEQLRIVRADAAAFAGRTLAKVSAETKAGYVFVGVERDGALVTDDGTEIAAGDRLIVAGTDATIREFERQYA